A stretch of DNA from Candidatus Bathyarchaeota archaeon:
GTTGAACGCTAAGTATTTGTTCTTGTTTGAGGATGGTAACACAACATTCTATGAATCAGGTTTAACTTCAAACAAGGTTTAAAAACCATGCAAGAAACTAATGCCTTTGATGTCGAAAAAAATCTTTGGAACTGCTCCCACCAAGTCAATGGCATGCAGGTTTTGTCTGATTCATAGACATTCCCAGGAGAAAAACTATAATGCATAAACGAAAACTTGTAATTGCAATACCTGCTTCGGTAATTTCAGATATTCCCCATCTGCGAGAAAAAACCCTAGAAATTGGTTTAATCGGCAGGGCTGCAGCCATTTTCCAAGTAAATGAAATTGTAATTTATTCAGACCAAGAAGGGGGACCTAATCAAAAAAGGGATCGCGGCTTAATCGCTACTTTGTTGGCATACATGGAAACTCCGCAGTATCTGAGAAAAAGGTTGTTCCAACTAAAACCTGAACTAAAATATGCTGGAATTTTGCCTCCCTTACGTACTCCTCATCACCCTTTAGAAAGTCAAGTAAACAAACTCAAAAAAGGAGAATACCGGGAAGGGGTTGTGGTTTCTGTTAACAACAAGGGTTCTTTTGTTGATATCGGCGTTGAAAATGCACTTTTGCTTCCTGAACAAAAGCTTCCTGTTAACCGAAGGGTTACAGTAGAAATAGTGCAGGTTGGGAAAACCAAAAAATTAGCCCTAGCTAATCCTGTAAACATCAATCAATATTGGGGTTATACTGTAACAACAGCAAAAGGTTCCTTTGGTCAACTGATTAAGTCCCGTAACTACGATTTAGTGGTTGCTACATCTAAAATGGGCGTATACTTCCAGAAAGTTGCAGATGAGTTGTCTGAAAAATGGAATAACTCAAAGAAAATTTTAGTAGGTTTTGGGGCGCCTTCTCAGGGACTGCAAAAAATTGTTGCAAAAGAAAAACTAAGCCTAGAGCAAATAACGGATTACAACATTAACACGATTCCAAATCAGGGAACAAAAACAGTAAGAACCGAAGAGGCAATTTATGCTACTTTGGCTTTGCTGAACATATTGGAGAAATAAAGGTTATTTTTTGTTGCAGTTACAA
This window harbors:
- a CDS encoding S1 RNA-binding domain-containing protein produces the protein MHKRKLVIAIPASVISDIPHLREKTLEIGLIGRAAAIFQVNEIVIYSDQEGGPNQKRDRGLIATLLAYMETPQYLRKRLFQLKPELKYAGILPPLRTPHHPLESQVNKLKKGEYREGVVVSVNNKGSFVDIGVENALLLPEQKLPVNRRVTVEIVQVGKTKKLALANPVNINQYWGYTVTTAKGSFGQLIKSRNYDLVVATSKMGVYFQKVADELSEKWNNSKKILVGFGAPSQGLQKIVAKEKLSLEQITDYNINTIPNQGTKTVRTEEAIYATLALLNILEK